The Rhodospirillaceae bacterium genome contains a region encoding:
- a CDS encoding exodeoxyribonuclease VII large subunit has protein sequence MRNNSPEPDARPNIAEYSVSELSLALKRTVEAAFGQVRVRGEISGFKRATSGHCYFKLKDEKAVLDAICWRGTKLDLSPEDGLEVICKGRITTYPGRSNYQIVIEEMELAGEGALLKLLEARRKKLDGEGLFAAERKKPLPYLPERIGVVTSPTGAVIRDILHRLDDRFPRHVLLWPVLVQGEGAAAAITAAIEGFNRLEKDGPIPRPDVLIIARGGGSLEDLWAFNEENVVRAAAASKIPLISAIGHETDTTLIDFAADRRAPTPTAAAEMAVPVRAELLEDVLNHSRRLVGTMTRFLDGRRLQVAALTRGLLDPKSLLEMATQRLDEWTDRLEGTMTRFLDGRCLQVTALARGLLDPKALLEMATQRLNERANRMETAIAQALETHRRHLTGTGRLLESLSYARVLDRGFALVRDRKGEPVTSASATKPGMAVGIHFHDGHIGAVIDGDAIDGNAIAGTKEKKPTPAKKKPVKKINQGDLF, from the coding sequence ATGAGGAACAATTCGCCCGAACCGGACGCCCGCCCGAACATCGCCGAATACAGCGTAAGCGAGCTTTCGCTCGCCCTCAAACGAACGGTTGAGGCGGCCTTCGGCCAGGTGCGGGTGCGCGGCGAAATTTCCGGCTTCAAGCGCGCGACCTCCGGTCATTGCTATTTCAAGCTGAAAGACGAAAAGGCCGTGCTGGACGCCATCTGCTGGCGCGGCACGAAGCTCGACCTGTCACCCGAAGACGGGCTTGAGGTCATCTGCAAGGGCCGCATCACGACCTATCCGGGGCGCTCAAACTACCAGATCGTCATCGAGGAAATGGAGCTGGCCGGCGAAGGCGCGCTTCTAAAGCTTCTCGAAGCACGGCGCAAAAAACTGGACGGCGAAGGCCTCTTCGCCGCCGAGCGGAAAAAGCCCCTGCCCTATCTGCCAGAACGGATCGGCGTTGTCACGTCGCCAACCGGGGCCGTCATCCGGGATATTCTGCACCGGCTGGACGACCGTTTTCCACGCCACGTCCTGTTGTGGCCCGTCCTGGTCCAGGGTGAGGGCGCGGCCGCCGCGATTACGGCGGCAATCGAAGGCTTTAACCGGCTGGAGAAAGACGGCCCCATTCCCAGGCCGGACGTGCTGATCATTGCCCGGGGCGGCGGCAGTCTGGAAGATTTGTGGGCATTCAACGAAGAAAATGTCGTGCGCGCTGCGGCGGCATCCAAAATCCCGCTGATTTCCGCCATTGGCCATGAAACGGATACGACGCTGATCGATTTTGCCGCCGACCGGCGCGCGCCGACCCCAACGGCAGCGGCGGAAATGGCGGTGCCGGTGCGCGCCGAATTGCTGGAGGATGTCCTCAATCATTCCCGCCGCCTGGTCGGAACGATGACGCGTTTTCTCGACGGCAGACGCCTGCAAGTGGCGGCGCTGACGCGCGGCCTGCTCGACCCGAAATCCCTTCTTGAAATGGCAACGCAGCGTCTGGACGAATGGACGGACCGCCTGGAAGGAACGATGACGCGTTTTCTCGACGGCAGGTGCCTGCAGGTGACGGCGCTGGCGCGCGGCCTGCTCGACCCGAAAGCTCTGCTTGAAATGGCAACGCAGCGTCTGAATGAGCGGGCAAACCGCATGGAAACCGCCATCGCCCAAGCCCTGGAAACCCACCGACGCCATCTGACCGGGACCGGCCGCCTCCTCGAAAGCCTTTCCTATGCCCGCGTGCTGGATCGCGGCTTTGCCCTTGTGCGCGACCGAAAAGGCGAGCCGGTTACATCGGCGAGCGCAACAAAGCCCGGCATGGCGGTCGGCATCCATTTCCACGATGGCCATATCGGTGCCGTCATCGATGGGGATGCCATTGATGGCAATGCCATTGCTGGCACAAAAGAAAAAAAGCCAACCCCGGCAAAGAAGAAGCCGGTGAAAAAGATAAATCAGGGAGATCTTTTTTAA